One region of Gymnogyps californianus isolate 813 chromosome 28, ASM1813914v2, whole genome shotgun sequence genomic DNA includes:
- the LOC127026637 gene encoding feather keratin Cos2-3-like: protein MKDQYKRQPKSLLSHPLLLPPSPWEPDMSCYSQCQPCQPCGPTPLANSCNEPCVRQCQNSTVVIEPSSVVVTLPGPILSSFPQNTVVGSSTSAAVGSILSSEGVPITSGSFDLSGISSRYCGRRCLL from the exons ATGAAGGACCAGTATAAAAGGCAGCCCAAGTCCCTGCTCTCTCAtccacttctcttgcctccttctccttgggAACCAG ACATGTCCTGCTAcagccagtgccagccctgccagccctgcggcccgaccccgctggccaacagctgcaatgagccctgtgtcaggcagtgccagaacTCCACTGTCGTCATCGAGCCCTCCTccgtggtggtgaccctgcccggccccatcctcagctccttcccacagaacaccgttgtgggctcctccacctccgctgctgttggcagcatcctcagctctgagggagtgcccatcacctctgggaGCTTTGACCTCTCTGGCATTTCCAGCCGCTACTGTGGCAGAAGGTGCCTCCTCTGA